In Daphnia magna isolate NIES linkage group LG5, ASM2063170v1.1, whole genome shotgun sequence, a single genomic region encodes these proteins:
- the LOC116923796 gene encoding uncharacterized protein LOC116923796, protein MFCFTKINMLYAITVCFFFGVTVGAFVFVSRADQLCPTYMNNGTIGLCYVAVGAGAGGIAGLLWPFLPVPMHVYISLIATMTGGHVFNLQMTILTYVETMRVLSHIQKVTIVPLEVAECLKEETVYSMQLIRRSMFDESHVEDMNRGIKEVADSFDRAKQAQDEFRDTIETGFRWLESKGSTCTETLKEPYPKCLSDLQNSDSVNQLIMGQACESLRTLGTAPCGMFSEERITDSLRGIRDRIAAWISDAIRMRVGILFEMKATNFVEDELANAWAPFKNAMNTGSDLADYLYDFVTNYVLKYMGAFILIIWPFGYMLCYNRGPLEFDNVYIPEDEQEKEYNDTNDDTLDELRYLPLQSGIETKKIRMVPAWILNPGEIFKVIKSLIFVVDLLIILSVLLVDFYYTKVVDGMYFGSINLFNNYQGKIFDIVRLPLSDAKGIHYIGQILLEQLDSLQQAAGLGRMVACARRAPPIDYTYEVFALALLLRLYYLFTQIKLAWLPSMICARYNQKRHKQRMRSLKAKTLLRRDEYYPPSRFPWLNALFGSCHNFCSYNFTPSWLRTLMDAKDEFNL, encoded by the coding sequence ATGTTTTGCTTCACGAAAATCAACATGCTCTACGCCATTACCGTATGTTTCTTCTTCGGTGTTACCGTTGGCGCCTTCGTCTTCGTCAGCAGAGCCGATCAACTCTGTCCAACTTACATGAATAATGGAACAATTGGTCTCTGTTACGTCGCCGTAGGAGCTGGTGCTGGTGGTATAGCCGGATTGCTTTGGCCATTTCTGCCAGTGCCTATGCATGTCTATATCTCTTTGATAGCTACGATGACCGGTGGACACGTATTTAACCTTCAAATGACTATACTGACATACGTAGAGACCATGCGGGTGTTGAGTCACATACAGAAGGTAACAATAGTACCACTAGAGGTAGCAGAGTGTCTGAAGGAGGAAAcagtttattccatgcagctcATCCGAAGATCCATGTTCGACGAATCACACGTGGAGGACATGAATCGTGGGATCAAAGAAGTAGCCGATAGCTTTGATCGAGCTAAACAAGCCCAGGACGAATTTCGTGACACCATTGAAACTGGGTTCCGTTGGCTTGAGAGTAAAGGTTCAACCTGCACAGAGACTTTAAAAGAACCCTATCCTAAATGCTTAAGTGACCTGCAGAACAGCGATTCCGTTAACCAGTTAATTATGGGACAGGCTTGCGAATCATTGAGAACATTGGGCACTGCACCTTGTGGTATGTTCTCCGAGGAGCGTATAACAGACTCTTTGAGGGGAATAAGAGACCGGATCGCCGCCTGGATTTCTGATGCAATTCGAATGCGCGTTGGTATCCTTTTTGAAATGAAAGCAACCAATTTCGTAGAAGATGAACTAGCCAATGCATGGGCGCCATTTAAAAATGCCATGAACACCGGATCCGATTTGGCAGACTATCTTTACGATTTCGTCACCAACTACGTTCTAAAATACATGGGTGCATTCATTCTCATCATTTGGCCATTTGGTTACATGTTGTGCTATAACCGCGGCCCGCTGGAGTTTGATAACGTGTACATCCCTGAAGACGAACAGGAAAAGGAATATAACGACACCAATGATGATACCTTGGACGAACTGCGTTATCTACCTTTACAATCTGGGAtcgaaacaaagaaaattcgCATGGTACCGGCCTGGATTCTTAACCCTGGGGAGATTTTCAAAGTAATTAAATCACTCATCTTCGTTGTTGACCTGCTCATAATCCTTTCAGTTCTGCTCGTCGACTTTTACTACACCAAAGTGGTGGATGGCATGTACTTTGGTTCGATCAACCTTTTCAACAATTATCAGGGTAAGATATTTGACATTGTTCGTCTGCCCCTGTCGGATGCCAAGGGCATACATTACATCGGGCAAATTCTCCTCGAACAACTAGACAGTCTACAGCAAGCAGCTGGTTTGGGTCGAATGGTAGCTTGCGCCCGCCGAGCTCCGCCAATCGATTACACGTACGAGGTTTTCGCCTTAGCTCTGCTACTACGTCTCTATTATCTATTCACACAAATCAAATTGGCATGGCTGCCGTCTATGATCTGTGCTCGATACAACCAGAAGCGTCACAAGCAGCGAATGCGGTCCCTTAAGGCGAAGACGCTCTTAAGACGTGACGAATATTATCCGCCCAGCCGCTTTCCTTGGCTAAATGCACTCTTCGGTTCTTGCCATAATTTTTGCTCCTATAATTTCACGCCCAGTTGGCTCCGTACATTAATGGACGCCAAAGATGAGTTCAATTTGTAA
- the LOC116923795 gene encoding uncharacterized protein LOC116923795: MASQDVTESMDEDFTGFDEEPVVVNTGGTAVLLDSRVEDAPADTDSDSGNLVIAEPHKKVELKNSEKSPRKRKSRVEDVTPTRTPSSRVRGQGLAFLLAMEKGGSKKQLAKAQAQSDSHDAAPSSSQPADPPAQVPPEVTAETELEKKKIGKDAKENAKNIKDKDPTKILKDKEAPSTVVPATASPTPIVKTTKNPARKSYSAINISSPLLKEPFKEGWRREVVYRATVDPGTKTLCDVYYYTPDGKKLRSGREVSDYLDKTDTNFSVENFTFFKEPIGMDSSQEILRYAKTRRDDGGGGEKLISKKEKALKAREEELRRNLQELGEDVAAITGHTPAKEAEVPAPVVAANTTTAVPVPAPESVSPQQRKKRGGKVEKQLKIKLWGKGLRSKENAEPTRKEDTTEGEDDMGAAVALSGKVSPSRKLPDDISHLFTPHSVVGSKGVTRSTTRGQKATPSSAAGNVAVSAGAGQQLELINGKRFISIGSSPESVRHSPANHLTEDVYGKRGLSSPGQAPKQSPKRMKLGMTPMQSTAVQYPFKSKEEGFGFFLTEHFNNFVSYAYHGLLHVFRYLTVQELMAAAGVCKLWRDLALHHSHWRLVRLKNSRIYDWSLFANHLRRAGTQHLDMRKMLFVTSTEETWTNLERAASNLSEILRIDLCKCPTEVLESIAKYCLRLKHIDAQFISSPTLRLELLGNLSHLEVLKIRSISRIILDEGLQSFSKLKELKFLNLTTVSNLKSSALCHLTELPHLESLEIGDCAEWTEASDYEMLGQLSRVKHLRLEQGPPTSVLQHLEHSLNGMSSLQHLELISFTIDAPLTDLRLSNIKRLLVIPCYTTETVAVVLRHLFDCLVSLSHLQQLSWVVTDEILANFADSKLPIKSKEKQEEEEKDGTEGKESVTLDELQDLLHLRLSNTNVQLIRLPEYATHRHSLSVSQED; the protein is encoded by the exons ATGGCTTCACAGGACGTAACCGAATCAATGGATGAAGATTTTACTGGCTTTGACGAAGAACCTGTAGTAGTCAATACTGGTGGTACAGCTGTGTTGCTGGACAGTAGAGTCGAAGATGCACCTGCTGATACTGATAGTGACTCGGGGAATCTGGTCATAGCAGAGCCCCACAAAAAGGTGGAGTTAAAGAATTCTGAGAAGTCTCCTAGAAAACGAAAGTCCCGAGTTGAAGATGTTACTCCGACAAGAACTCCGTCAAGTCGAGTCAGAGGACAGGGACTTGCTTTTCTTTTAGCCATGGAAAAAGGTGGAAGTAAGAAGCAACTGGCGAAAGCTCAAGCTCAGTCAGATTCACATGATGCAGCACCAAGTTCTTCCCAACCAGCTGATCCTCCAGCACAAGTACCACCTGAAGTTACTGCCGAAACTGAattagagaaaaagaaaataggaaaagaTGCCAAAGAAAATGCTAAAAACATAAAAGATAAAGATCCAACAAAAATCCTAAAGGATAAAGAAGCTCCTTCCACTGTGGTACCTGCAACAGCATCTCCAACCCCCATTgtaaaaacaactaaaaacCCTGCCAGAAAATCATACTCTGCTATTAATATATCATCTCCATTGCTTAAAGAACCTTTCAAAGAAG GTTGGAGGAGAGAAGTTGTGTACCGAGCTACCGTCGACCCTGGAACCAAAACGTTGTGTGATGTTTATTATTACACTCCCGATGGGAAAAAATTGAGATCAGGGCGAGAAGTTTCCGATTATC TCGACAAAACAGACACCAATTTTTCTGTAgaaaattttacatttttcaaagaaCCTATTGGTATGGACTCGAGTCAGGAGATTTTACGTTACGCCAAAACACGTCGA GATGACGGAGGAGGTGGCGAAAAACTCATATCCAAGAAGGAGAAAGCACTTAAAGCCCGTGAAGAAGAACTAAGGCGTAATCTTCAAGAACTGGGTGAAGATGTGGCGGCGATAACAGGACATACCCCCGCTAAAGAAGCAGAAGTTCCAGCGCCTGTGGTGGCGGCTAATACAACAACCGCCGTCCCTGTTCCAGCACCTGAATCCGTTTCACCTCAACAGCGTAAAAAAAGAGGCGGCAAAGTGGAAAAACAACTTAAGATTAAGCTATGGGGCAAAGGGCTTAGAAGTAAAGAGAATGCGGAACCAACGCGAAAGGAAGACACCACAGAGGGTGAAGACGATATGGGTGCGGCAGTAGCGTTGAGCGGAAAAGTTTCTCCCTCCCGCAAATTACCAGACGATATAAGCCATTTGTTTACCCCGCACTCTGTAGTGGGATCCAAAGGAGTTACACGGTCTACGACTCGCGGACAGAAAGCCACCCCTTCTTCGGCTGCTGGAAACGTAGCGGTGTCTGCAGGTGCAGGTCAGCAATTGGAATTGATTAATGGCAAGCGCTTTATTTCGATTGGCTCGAGCCCCGAATCGGTTAGGCATTCGCCTGCCAACCATTTAACGGAAGATGTGTACGGCAAAAGAGGTTTGTCGTCACCCGGTCAGGCACCCAAACAAAGTCCAAAAAGAATGAAACTCGGCATGACCCCGATGCAATCCACTGCTGTTCAATATCCATTTAAAAGCAAAGAAGAAGGATTTGGATTCTTCTTGACGGAACATTTTAATAACTTTGTCAGTTATGCGTATCACGGTCTGTTACACGTTTTTCGCTACTTGACCGTTCAGGAATTGATGGCGGCAGCTGGCGTCTGCAAACTGTGGAGGGATCTCGCTCTACATCATTCACAT TGGAGGCTAGTGCGTTTGAAAAATTCTCGCATTTACGATTGGTCACTTTTTGCCAACCATTTGCGCCGTGCCGGCACACAGCACCTTGACATGAGGAAGATGTTGTTTGTGACATCAACAGAAGAAACTTGGACAAATCTAGAACGGGCTGCTTCCAATCTTTCAGAGATCCTCCGCATTGATTTATGCAAATGCCCCACAGAAGTGCTGGAATCGATCGCTAAATATTGCCTTCGTCTTAAACATATCGATGCTCAATTTATCAG TTCGCCCACTCTACGTCTCGAATTGCTGGGCAATTTGAGTCATTTGGAGGTCCTTAAAATCCGTTCCATTTCCCGCATTATCCTTGACGAGGGATTACAATCATTTTCCAAACTGAAAGAGCTCAAATTTTTG aacTTGACGACAGTGTCTAATTTGAAATCCTCGGCATTATGCCATTTGACGGAACTGCCGCACTTGGAAAGTTTAGAAATCGGTGATTGCGCTGAGTGGACGGAAGCCAGTGACTACGAAATGCTTGGTCAACTTTCACGCGTGAAACATCTCCGGCTAGAACAAGGTCCGCCAACCAGTGTCCTCCAACATTTGGAACATTCGTTGAACGGAATGTCAAGTCTGCAGCATTTGGAGCTGATCAGTTTCACCATTGACGCCCCACTAACCGATTTGCGTCTCAGCAACATAAAGCGATTGCTAGTTATTCCTTGTTACACCACCGAG ACTGTAGCTGTCGTGTTGCGCCATCTTTTCGACTGTCTCGTATCTTTGTCTCATTTACAGCAGTTGAGCTGGGTAGTGACAGACGAGATTTTGGCCAATTTCGCAGATAGCAAACTTCCTAttaaaagtaaagaaaaacaagaagaagaagaaaaggatgGAACGGAAGGAAAGGAAAGCGTCACCCTGGATGAGTTGCAGGATCTCTTACATCTGCGGCTGTCCAACACAAATGTACAACTTATACGACTTCCAGAATATGCGACACATCGACACAGCCTATCTGTATCCCAAGAAGATTAA
- the LOC116923625 gene encoding regulator of G-protein signaling 7 isoform X1, translating into MVSMSGDRQRSASTSVVQEVSTSKDSPSASTSTVAGSSNCSKDKKMSGTSSGPTMGHVLPNSLATVCGSNGMAPAPSAVNSLTRRATANAANPSEQGQLHNEESPNHIVYRKMEHIIERMQDDNAGVSVKNVKTFMNKIPSVFTGTDLTNWMLKNLDVTDQAEALHLAHLMSAHGYFFPVEDHILTVKNDGTLYRFQTPYFWPSNCWEPENTDYAVYLCKRTMQNKARLELADYEAENLARLQKMFSRKWEFIFMQAEAQSRVDKKRDKLERKVLDSQERAFWDVHRPVPGCVNTTEMDIKKACRMHRPIKSARHLSVAVAGGRISPSVSEVDIQCPAATIQKEIEFLRKKLARTNIKVSKVAESYISFYEQYVEYDPFVTCTEPLNPWVSDTLDFWDQDKSGKEIQLKRVRRWAFSLQELLKDPVGKEHFTKFLEKEFSSENLKFWEAAQDLKALPSSQVGARAMEIWNEFLGPEAKCPVNVDSKSHEATRLAMDKPDRWTFDRAAAHVYHLMRSDSYSRYLRSEMYKDFLSGSKKKVTGRSFIVPRLSNFNLTSN; encoded by the exons ATGGTCAGTATGAGTGGTGATAGGCAGCGCAGCGCTTCAACCAGCGTCGTCCAAGAAGTCAGTACCAGCAAAGACTCGCCATCAGCATCGACGTCGACGGTGGCAGGTTCCAGCAATTGCAGCAAAGATAAGAAAATGTCGGGCACTTCCAGTGGGCCGACGATGGGCCACGTCCTTCCCAACAGCTTGGCCACCGTTTGCGGTAGCAACGGCATGGCTCCCGCACCGAGCGCAGTCAACAGTTTAACAAGGAGGGCGACTGCAAACGCTGCTAATCCGAGTGAACAAGGACAACTACACAATGAAGAATCACCCAATCATATCGTATACAGAAAG ATGGAGCATATAATCGAGCGTATGCAGGACGACAATGCCGGCGTCAGCGTCAAGAATGTTAAGACTTTTATGAACAAAATACCGTCAGTCTTCACCG GCACCGACTTAACCAACTGGATGTTGAAGAATTTGGACGTGACAGATCAAG CCGAAGCACTTCATTTAGCTCATTTGATGTCCGCTCACGGCTACTTCTTCCCCGTGGAAGACCACATACTCACCGTTAAAAATGACGGCACACTTTACCGTTTCCAG ACCCCTTATTTTTGGCCGAGCAATTGCTGGGAGCCGGAAAACACGGACTACGCCGTCTACCTGTGCAAGCGGACGATGCAAAACAAAGCGCGTCTCGAGCTGGCCGACTACGAAGCAGAGAACCTCGCCCGTCTTCAAAAGATGTTCTCGAGGAAGTGGGAGTTCATCTTTATGCAAGCAGAGGCTCAGTCACGTGTTGACAAGAAACGCGATAAGCTCGAACGCAAAGTCCTCGACAGTCAGGAGCGTGCCTTCTGGGATGTTCATCGGCCGGTG CCGGGCTGTGTCAACACGACAGAAATGGACATAAAAAAAGCCTGTCGGATGCATCGTCCAATCAAAAGCGCCCGCCATTTATCCGTGGCCGTGGCAGGCGGTCGTATTTCGCCATCCGTCTCCGAAGTGGACATCCAGTGTCCGGCAGCCACCATTCAAAAAGAGATCGAATTCCTTCGGAAAAAGCTTGCGCGTACCAACATCAAAGTTTCCAAAGTAGCCGAGTCGTACATCAGTTTCTACGAGCAGTACGTCGAATACGATCCGTTCGTCACGTGCACCGAGCCGCTCAACCCGTGGGTTAGCGACACGCTTGACTTTTGGGATCAAGACAAATCCGG GAAAGAAATCCAGTTGAAGCGGGTTCGTCGGTGGGCGTTCAGCTTGCAAGAGCTGTTGAAAGATCCAGTGGGAAAGGAGCATTTCACCAAATTTCTCGAAAAGGAATTTAGCAGCGAGAATCTCAA GTTCTGGGAAGCGGCACAGGATTTAAAAGCTCTACCCTCCAGTCAAGTTGGTGCACGGGCGATGGAAATCTGGAATGAATTCCTCGGACCGGAAGCAAAATGCCCGGTCAATGTCGATTCCAAATCTCACGAGGCCACACGTCTCGCCATGGATAAACCGGATCGATGGACTTTCGATCGAGCTGCG GCTCACGTTTATCACTTGATGCGGAGCGACAGCTACTCGCGCTACTTGCGTTCCGAAATGTACAAGGATTTCCTCAGTGGTTCCAAGAAGAAGGTT ACCGGTCGAAGTTTCATCGTCCCACGCCTCTCCAACTTCAACCTCACTTCAAATTGA
- the LOC116923625 gene encoding regulator of G-protein signaling 7 isoform X2, with amino-acid sequence MVSMSGDRQRSASTSVVQEVSTSKDSPSASTSTVAGSSNCSKDKKMSGTSSGPTMGHVLPNSLATVCGSNGMAPAPSAVNSLTRRATANAANPSEQGQLHNEESPNHIVYRKMEHIIERMQDDNAGVSVKNVKTFMNKIPSVFTGTDLTNWMLKNLDVTDQAEALHLAHLMSAHGYFFPVEDHILTVKNDGTLYRFQTPYFWPSNCWEPENTDYAVYLCKRTMQNKARLELADYEAENLARLQKMFSRKWEFIFMQAEAQSRVDKKRDKLERKVLDSQERAFWDVHRPVPGCVNTTEMDIKKACRMHRPIKSARHLSVAVAGGRISPSVSEVDIQCPAATIQKEIEFLRKKLARTNIKVSKVAESYISFYEQYVEYDPFVTCTEPLNPWVSDTLDFWDQDKSGKEIQLKRVRRWAFSLQELLKDPVGKEHFTKFLEKEFSSENLKFWEAAQDLKALPSSQVGARAMEIWNEFLGPEAKCPVNVDSKSHEATRLAMDKPDRWTFDRAAAHVYHLMRSDSYSRYLRSEMYKDFLSGSKKKTGRSFIVPRLSNFNLTSN; translated from the exons ATGGTCAGTATGAGTGGTGATAGGCAGCGCAGCGCTTCAACCAGCGTCGTCCAAGAAGTCAGTACCAGCAAAGACTCGCCATCAGCATCGACGTCGACGGTGGCAGGTTCCAGCAATTGCAGCAAAGATAAGAAAATGTCGGGCACTTCCAGTGGGCCGACGATGGGCCACGTCCTTCCCAACAGCTTGGCCACCGTTTGCGGTAGCAACGGCATGGCTCCCGCACCGAGCGCAGTCAACAGTTTAACAAGGAGGGCGACTGCAAACGCTGCTAATCCGAGTGAACAAGGACAACTACACAATGAAGAATCACCCAATCATATCGTATACAGAAAG ATGGAGCATATAATCGAGCGTATGCAGGACGACAATGCCGGCGTCAGCGTCAAGAATGTTAAGACTTTTATGAACAAAATACCGTCAGTCTTCACCG GCACCGACTTAACCAACTGGATGTTGAAGAATTTGGACGTGACAGATCAAG CCGAAGCACTTCATTTAGCTCATTTGATGTCCGCTCACGGCTACTTCTTCCCCGTGGAAGACCACATACTCACCGTTAAAAATGACGGCACACTTTACCGTTTCCAG ACCCCTTATTTTTGGCCGAGCAATTGCTGGGAGCCGGAAAACACGGACTACGCCGTCTACCTGTGCAAGCGGACGATGCAAAACAAAGCGCGTCTCGAGCTGGCCGACTACGAAGCAGAGAACCTCGCCCGTCTTCAAAAGATGTTCTCGAGGAAGTGGGAGTTCATCTTTATGCAAGCAGAGGCTCAGTCACGTGTTGACAAGAAACGCGATAAGCTCGAACGCAAAGTCCTCGACAGTCAGGAGCGTGCCTTCTGGGATGTTCATCGGCCGGTG CCGGGCTGTGTCAACACGACAGAAATGGACATAAAAAAAGCCTGTCGGATGCATCGTCCAATCAAAAGCGCCCGCCATTTATCCGTGGCCGTGGCAGGCGGTCGTATTTCGCCATCCGTCTCCGAAGTGGACATCCAGTGTCCGGCAGCCACCATTCAAAAAGAGATCGAATTCCTTCGGAAAAAGCTTGCGCGTACCAACATCAAAGTTTCCAAAGTAGCCGAGTCGTACATCAGTTTCTACGAGCAGTACGTCGAATACGATCCGTTCGTCACGTGCACCGAGCCGCTCAACCCGTGGGTTAGCGACACGCTTGACTTTTGGGATCAAGACAAATCCGG GAAAGAAATCCAGTTGAAGCGGGTTCGTCGGTGGGCGTTCAGCTTGCAAGAGCTGTTGAAAGATCCAGTGGGAAAGGAGCATTTCACCAAATTTCTCGAAAAGGAATTTAGCAGCGAGAATCTCAA GTTCTGGGAAGCGGCACAGGATTTAAAAGCTCTACCCTCCAGTCAAGTTGGTGCACGGGCGATGGAAATCTGGAATGAATTCCTCGGACCGGAAGCAAAATGCCCGGTCAATGTCGATTCCAAATCTCACGAGGCCACACGTCTCGCCATGGATAAACCGGATCGATGGACTTTCGATCGAGCTGCG GCTCACGTTTATCACTTGATGCGGAGCGACAGCTACTCGCGCTACTTGCGTTCCGAAATGTACAAGGATTTCCTCAGTGGTTCCAAGAAGAAG ACCGGTCGAAGTTTCATCGTCCCACGCCTCTCCAACTTCAACCTCACTTCAAATTGA
- the LOC116923626 gene encoding phosphatidylinositol-glycan biosynthesis class F protein yields the protein MQSNWPRSATRIYEPIVSNETACCIWNAILCFFITVWRWRTEAKDETENLIQFRFCFLVLLINTTFSFVLSSSSHGWKHQLMLFFKYGLGSTVLIHVLCVLYGAPFLKYWDKTISFSVLLSALLLPSVTASGKLGKFLNFSNFDWMGTNELFICLGAWLGAFVIPLDWDRPWQVWPEPVGVGAVVGCGLGSLLKLMRSTINAAGYQMYWPTKLFVHERHV from the exons ATGCAAAGTAACTGGCCGCGttcggcaactcgtatctatGAACCAATCGTCTCGAATGAAACTGCTTGCTGCATCTGGAATGCGATTCTGTGTTTTTTCATTACCGTCTGGCGTTGGAGGACTGAAGCAAAAGACGAAACGGAGAATCTCATCCAGTTTCGCTTTTGCTTCTTAGTTTTACTGATCAATACTACGTTTAGCTTTGTGCTCTCTAGTTCTTCTCATGGATGG AAACACCAATTGATGTTGTTTTTCAAGTATGGGCTGGGATCAACAGTTTTGATACATGTCTTGTGTGTTTTATATGGAGCACCTTTTCTCAA GTACTGGGACAAAACAATATCTTTTTCCGTGCTTCTAAGTGCCCTTCTTTTACCATCTGTTACTGCCAGTGGAAAACTtgggaaatttttaaatttttcaaa TTTTGATTGGATGGGGACAAACGAATTGTTTATCTGTTTGGGTGCTTGGCTCGGAGCGTTCGTGATCCCGTTAGATTGGGATCGGCCTTGGCAG GTATGGCCCGAGCCTGTCGGAGTTGGGGCAGTCGTGGGTTGCggtttgggcagtttgttGAAATTAATGAGGTCGACGATCAACGCGGCTGGATATCAGATGTATTGGCCTACCAAATTATTTGTACATGAACGGCatgtttaa